The following coding sequences are from one Ornithorhynchus anatinus isolate Pmale09 chromosome 11, mOrnAna1.pri.v4, whole genome shotgun sequence window:
- the GRN gene encoding progranulin isoform X5, with protein MWKLVAWGALVAGVVRGLLCPDGQLCPQACCERPGGTGYGCCDPARDSDPSLPLALVGGSCEDRAPCPAGFSCLHTPSGGTGCCPYAEAVACGDGRHCCPRGSHCSADGRSCFHLPAGPPAVNVVCPDAHSQCSESTTCCQRPDGHYGCCPLPNAVCCPDRIHCCPQGTRCDLQQGKCLSSEGATSPLLAERPAVFPLLTERPAVPVQEVKCDNEVSCPDSYTCCRLPSGQWGCCPFPEAVCCPDRQHCCPHGYTCNTEMNTCDQGGRALPWSVKTPARRAPRAGDVRCDDHTSCPDGNTCCSLGFGQWGCCPFLEAVCCPDRQHCCPHGYTCNTELNTCDKGGRALPWSVKTPARRDPRSGDVRCDDHTSCPDGNTCCPLGFGQWGCCPSPQAVCCPDHAHCCPNGFTCTSEGQCQRGDRTVPWLKKTPARPARLSQDVHCDTYSGCPSGHTCCRLVSGVWGCCPIPEAVCCPDQVHCCPSGFSCSGQGQCHQGALRVPARVKAPAQRLPGAEDIRCDDRFFCAQGQTCCPSQSGGWACCQLPNAVCCEDRQHCCPWGYSCNVTAQTCDKEGTGPAPAASADRPLLTGPAAPVGDVPCAQGRFCHDDQTCCPDSTGGWACCPYAQGVCCQDRRHCCPPGSRCTKRGLKCGRRALRWDQVLTRGQALPRPLL; from the exons ATGTGGAAGCTGGTGGCCTGGGGGGCACTGGTGGCGGGCGTGGTAAGGGGGCTGCTATGTCCCGATGGGCAGCTGTGCCCGCAGGCCTGCTGTGAACGCCCAGGGGGCACGGGCTACGGCTGCTGTGACCCCGCACGG GACTCGGACCCATCCCTGCCGTTGGCTCTTGTGGGGGGCTCGTGCGAGGACAGGGCCCCTTGCCCGGCTGGCTTCTCCTGCCTTCACACCCCCTCGGGGGGCACCGGCTGCTGCCCCTATGCGGAG GCCGTGGCATGCGGTGACGGGCGGCACTGCTGCCCGCGTGGGTCTCACTGCAGCGCTGACGGACGCTCCTGCTTCCACCTACCGg CCGGGCCTCCCGCTGTGAACGTCGTGTGTCCCGATGCCCATTCTCAGTGCTCAGAGAGCACCACCTGCTGCCAGCGGCCCGATGGTCACTACGGTTGCTGCCCGTTGCCCAAC gccGTCTGCTGCCCCGACCGCATCCACTGCTGCCCCCAAGGCACCCGCTGCGACCTGCAACAGGGCAAGTGCCTATCGTCGGAAGGTGCCACCTCCCCGCTCCTGGCCGAGCGGCCCGCTGTCTTCCCGCTCCTGACCGAGCGGCCCGCGGTCCCAG TGCAGGAGGTGAAATGTGACAACGAGGTCAGCTGTCCAGACAGCTACACCTGCTGCCGTCTCCCCTCGGGGCAGTGGGGCTGCTGCCCGTTCCCTGAG GCCGTCTGCTGCCCCGACCGCCAGCACTGCTGCCCCCACGGCTACACGTGTAACACGGAAATGAACACGTGTGACCAGGGGGGCCGGGCGTTGCCCTGGTCGGTCAAGACTCCCGCCCGACGGGCCCCCCGCGCCGGGGACGTCCGCTGCGATGACCACACCAGCTGCCCCGACGGCAATACCTGCTGCTCGCTGGGCTTCGGCCAGTGGGGCTGCTGTCCGTTCCTTGAG GCCGTGTGCTGCCCTGATCGCCAGCACTGCTGCCCCCACGGCTACACGTGTAACACGGAACTGAACACGTGTGACAAGGGGGGCCGGGCGTTGCCCTGGTCGGTCAAGACCCCCGCCCGACGGGACCCCCGCAGCGGGGACGTCCGCTGCGATGACCACACCAGCTGCCCCGACGGCAATACCTGCTGCCCGCTGGGCTTCGGCCAGTGGGGCTGCTGCCCCTCACCGCAG gccgtgTGTTGCCCCGACCACGCCCACTGCTGTCCCAACGGCTTCACCTGTACCTCGGAGGGTCAGTGCCAACGGGGGGACCGGACCGTGCCCTGGCTGAAGAAGACCCCTGCCCGACCCGCCCGCCTCAGCCAGGACGTCCATTGCGATACCTACTCCGGCTGTCCCTCGGGCCACACCTGCTGCCGCCTGGTATCGGGCGTTTGGGGCTGCTGCCCCATCCCAGAG GCCGTGTGCTGCCCCGACCAGGTGCACTGCTGCCCCTCGGGCTTCAGCTGTTCCGGGCAGGGGCAGTGCCACCAGGGTGCCCTCAGGGTCCCCGCTCGGGTGAAGGCTCCGGCCCAGCGGCTGCCCGGGGCGGAGGACATCCGCTGCGACGACCGGTTCTTCTGTGCCCAGGGCCAGACCTGCTGCCCCTCACAGAGTGGGGGCTGGGCCTGCTGCCAGCTGCCTAAT GCCGTCTGCTGCGAGGACCGGCAGCACTGCTGCCCCTGGGGCTACAGCTGCAACGTGACCGCCCAGACCTGCGACAAGGaggggaccggcccggcccccgcggcctccGCCGACCGGCCCCTGCTcacgggcccggccgcccccgtgGGCGACGTGCCCTGTGCCCAGGGCCGCTTCTGCCACGACGACCAGACCTGCTGCCCAGACAGCACCGGCGGCTGGGCCTGCTGCCCCTACGCCCAG GGAGTCTGCTGCCAGGACCGGCGCCACTGCTGCCCGCCCGGTTCCCGCTGCACCAAGAGAGGCCTCAAGTGCGGGCGCCGGGCTCTGCGCTGGGACCAGGTCCTGACCCGGGGCcaggccctcccccggcccctgctgTGA
- the GRN gene encoding progranulin isoform X3, which produces MWKLVAWGALVAGVVRGLLCPDGQLCPQACCERPGGTGYGCCDPARDSDPSLPLALVGGSCEDRAPCPAGFSCLHTPSGGTGCCPYAEAVACGDGRHCCPRGSHCSADGRSCFHLPGAGSPRAVQCPDGQFECPNDSTCCPMPSGSWGCCPLPQATCCEDRVHCCPHSTTCDLAHNRCLGPSGPRPLARKTPAYRRVPRGRGAAAISPLVPAGPPAVNVVCPDAHSQCSESTTCCQRPDGHYGCCPLPNAVCCPDRIHCCPQGTRCDLQQGKCLSSEGATSPLLAERPAVFPLLTERPAVPVQEVKCDNEVSCPDSYTCCRLPSGQWGCCPFPEAVCCPDRQHCCPHGYTCNTEMNTCDQGGRALPWSVKTPARRAPRAGDVRCDDHTSCPDGNTCCSLGFGQWGCCPSPQAVCCPDHAHCCPNGFTCTSEGQCQRGDRTVPWLKKTPARPARLSQDVHCDTYSGCPSGHTCCRLVSGVWGCCPIPEAVCCPDQVHCCPSGFSCSGQGQCHQGALRVPARVKAPAQRLPGAEDIRCDDRFFCAQGQTCCPSQSGGWACCQLPNAVCCEDRQHCCPWGYSCNVTAQTCDKEGTGPAPAASADRPLLTGPAAPVGDVPCAQGRFCHDDQTCCPDSTGGWACCPYAQGVCCQDRRHCCPPGSRCTKRGLKCGRRALRWDQVLTRGQALPRPLL; this is translated from the exons ATGTGGAAGCTGGTGGCCTGGGGGGCACTGGTGGCGGGCGTGGTAAGGGGGCTGCTATGTCCCGATGGGCAGCTGTGCCCGCAGGCCTGCTGTGAACGCCCAGGGGGCACGGGCTACGGCTGCTGTGACCCCGCACGG GACTCGGACCCATCCCTGCCGTTGGCTCTTGTGGGGGGCTCGTGCGAGGACAGGGCCCCTTGCCCGGCTGGCTTCTCCTGCCTTCACACCCCCTCGGGGGGCACCGGCTGCTGCCCCTATGCGGAG GCCGTGGCATGCGGTGACGGGCGGCACTGCTGCCCGCGTGGGTCTCACTGCAGCGCTGACGGACGCTCCTGCTTCCACCTACCGg GCGCCGGCTCTCCCCGCGCTGTGCAGTGTCCAGATGGCCAGTTTGAGTGCCCCAATGATTCCACCTGCTGCCCGATGCCCAGCGGCTCGTGGGGCTGCTGCCCGCTGCCCCAG gCCACGTGCTGTGAGGACAGAGTTCACTGCTGTCCCCACAGCACCACCTGTGACCTCGCCCACAACCGCTGCCTAGGGCccagcggcccccggcccctggcccgcAAGACCCCTGCCTACCGGAGGGTCccccggggaaggggggcag ctgcgATCTCTCCTCTGGTCCCAGCCGGGCCTCCCGCTGTGAACGTCGTGTGTCCCGATGCCCATTCTCAGTGCTCAGAGAGCACCACCTGCTGCCAGCGGCCCGATGGTCACTACGGTTGCTGCCCGTTGCCCAAC gccGTCTGCTGCCCCGACCGCATCCACTGCTGCCCCCAAGGCACCCGCTGCGACCTGCAACAGGGCAAGTGCCTATCGTCGGAAGGTGCCACCTCCCCGCTCCTGGCCGAGCGGCCCGCTGTCTTCCCGCTCCTGACCGAGCGGCCCGCGGTCCCAG TGCAGGAGGTGAAATGTGACAACGAGGTCAGCTGTCCAGACAGCTACACCTGCTGCCGTCTCCCCTCGGGGCAGTGGGGCTGCTGCCCGTTCCCTGAG GCCGTCTGCTGCCCCGACCGCCAGCACTGCTGCCCCCACGGCTACACGTGTAACACGGAAATGAACACGTGTGACCAGGGGGGCCGGGCGTTGCCCTGGTCGGTCAAGACTCCCGCCCGACGGGCCCCCCGCGCCGGGGACGTCCGCTGCGATGACCACACCAGCTGCCCCGACGGCAATACCTGCTGCTCGCTGGGCTTCGGCCAGTGG GGCTGCTGCCCCTCACCGCAG gccgtgTGTTGCCCCGACCACGCCCACTGCTGTCCCAACGGCTTCACCTGTACCTCGGAGGGTCAGTGCCAACGGGGGGACCGGACCGTGCCCTGGCTGAAGAAGACCCCTGCCCGACCCGCCCGCCTCAGCCAGGACGTCCATTGCGATACCTACTCCGGCTGTCCCTCGGGCCACACCTGCTGCCGCCTGGTATCGGGCGTTTGGGGCTGCTGCCCCATCCCAGAG GCCGTGTGCTGCCCCGACCAGGTGCACTGCTGCCCCTCGGGCTTCAGCTGTTCCGGGCAGGGGCAGTGCCACCAGGGTGCCCTCAGGGTCCCCGCTCGGGTGAAGGCTCCGGCCCAGCGGCTGCCCGGGGCGGAGGACATCCGCTGCGACGACCGGTTCTTCTGTGCCCAGGGCCAGACCTGCTGCCCCTCACAGAGTGGGGGCTGGGCCTGCTGCCAGCTGCCTAAT GCCGTCTGCTGCGAGGACCGGCAGCACTGCTGCCCCTGGGGCTACAGCTGCAACGTGACCGCCCAGACCTGCGACAAGGaggggaccggcccggcccccgcggcctccGCCGACCGGCCCCTGCTcacgggcccggccgcccccgtgGGCGACGTGCCCTGTGCCCAGGGCCGCTTCTGCCACGACGACCAGACCTGCTGCCCAGACAGCACCGGCGGCTGGGCCTGCTGCCCCTACGCCCAG GGAGTCTGCTGCCAGGACCGGCGCCACTGCTGCCCGCCCGGTTCCCGCTGCACCAAGAGAGGCCTCAAGTGCGGGCGCCGGGCTCTGCGCTGGGACCAGGTCCTGACCCGGGGCcaggccctcccccggcccctgctgTGA
- the GRN gene encoding progranulin isoform X4, with amino-acid sequence MWKLVAWGALVAGVVRGLLCPDGQLCPQACCERPGGTGYGCCDPARDSDPSLPLALVGGSCEDRAPCPAGFSCLHTPSGGTGCCPYAEAVACGDGRHCCPRGSHCSADGRSCFHLPGAGSPRAVQCPDGQFECPNDSTCCPMPSGSWGCCPLPQATCCEDRVHCCPHSTTCDLAHNRCLGPSGPRPLARKTPAYRRVPRGRGAAAISPLVPAGPPAVNVVCPDAHSQCSESTTCCQRPDGHYGCCPLPNAVCCPDRIHCCPQGTRCDLQQGKCLSSEGATSPLLAERPAVFPLLTERPAVPVQEVKCDNEVSCPDSYTCCRLPSGQWGCCPFPEAVCCPDRQHCCPHGYTCNTEMNTCDQGGRALPWSVKTPARRAPRAGDVRCDDHTSCPDGNTCCSLGFGQWGCCPSPQAVCCPDHAHCCPNGFTCTSEGQCQRGDRTVPWLKKTPARPARLSQDVHCDTYSGCPSGHTCCRLVSGVWGCCPIPEAVCCPDQVHCCPSGFSCSGQGQCHQGALRVPARVKAPAQRLPGAEDIRCDDRFFCAQGQTCCPSQSGGWACCQLPNAVCCEDRQHCCPWGYSCNVTAQTCDKEGTGPAPAASADRPLLTGPAAPVGDVPCAQGRFCHDDQTCCPDSTGGWACCPYAQGVCCQDRRHCCPPGSRCTKRGLKCGRRALRWDQVLTRGQALPRPLL; translated from the exons ATGTGGAAGCTGGTGGCCTGGGGGGCACTGGTGGCGGGCGTGGTAAGGGGGCTGCTATGTCCCGATGGGCAGCTGTGCCCGCAGGCCTGCTGTGAACGCCCAGGGGGCACGGGCTACGGCTGCTGTGACCCCGCACGG GACTCGGACCCATCCCTGCCGTTGGCTCTTGTGGGGGGCTCGTGCGAGGACAGGGCCCCTTGCCCGGCTGGCTTCTCCTGCCTTCACACCCCCTCGGGGGGCACCGGCTGCTGCCCCTATGCGGAG GCCGTGGCATGCGGTGACGGGCGGCACTGCTGCCCGCGTGGGTCTCACTGCAGCGCTGACGGACGCTCCTGCTTCCACCTACCGg GCGCCGGCTCTCCCCGCGCTGTGCAGTGTCCAGATGGCCAGTTTGAGTGCCCCAATGATTCCACCTGCTGCCCGATGCCCAGCGGCTCGTGGGGCTGCTGCCCGCTGCCCCAG gCCACGTGCTGTGAGGACAGAGTTCACTGCTGTCCCCACAGCACCACCTGTGACCTCGCCCACAACCGCTGCCTAGGGCccagcggcccccggcccctggcccgcAAGACCCCTGCCTACCGGAGGGTCccccggggaaggggggcag ctgcgATCTCTCCTCTGGTCCCAGCCGGGCCTCCCGCTGTGAACGTCGTGTGTCCCGATGCCCATTCTCAGTGCTCAGAGAGCACCACCTGCTGCCAGCGGCCCGATGGTCACTACGGTTGCTGCCCGTTGCCCAAC gccGTCTGCTGCCCCGACCGCATCCACTGCTGCCCCCAAGGCACCCGCTGCGACCTGCAACAGGGCAAGTGCCTATCGTCGGAAGGTGCCACCTCCCCGCTCCTGGCCGAGCGGCCCGCTGTCTTCCCGCTCCTGACCGAGCGGCCCGCGGTCCCAG TGCAGGAGGTGAAATGTGACAACGAGGTCAGCTGTCCAGACAGCTACACCTGCTGCCGTCTCCCCTCGGGGCAGTGGGGCTGCTGCCCGTTCCCTGAG GCCGTCTGCTGCCCCGACCGCCAGCACTGCTGCCCCCACGGCTACACGTGTAACACGGAAATGAACACGTGTGACCAGGGGGGCCGGGCGTTGCCCTGGTCGGTCAAGACTCCCGCCCGACGGGCCCCCCGCGCCGGGGACGTCCGCTGCGATGACCACACCAGCTGCCCCGACGGCAATACCTGCTGCTCGCTGGGCTTCGGCCAG TGGGGCTGCTGCCCCTCACCGCAG gccgtgTGTTGCCCCGACCACGCCCACTGCTGTCCCAACGGCTTCACCTGTACCTCGGAGGGTCAGTGCCAACGGGGGGACCGGACCGTGCCCTGGCTGAAGAAGACCCCTGCCCGACCCGCCCGCCTCAGCCAGGACGTCCATTGCGATACCTACTCCGGCTGTCCCTCGGGCCACACCTGCTGCCGCCTGGTATCGGGCGTTTGGGGCTGCTGCCCCATCCCAGAG GCCGTGTGCTGCCCCGACCAGGTGCACTGCTGCCCCTCGGGCTTCAGCTGTTCCGGGCAGGGGCAGTGCCACCAGGGTGCCCTCAGGGTCCCCGCTCGGGTGAAGGCTCCGGCCCAGCGGCTGCCCGGGGCGGAGGACATCCGCTGCGACGACCGGTTCTTCTGTGCCCAGGGCCAGACCTGCTGCCCCTCACAGAGTGGGGGCTGGGCCTGCTGCCAGCTGCCTAAT GCCGTCTGCTGCGAGGACCGGCAGCACTGCTGCCCCTGGGGCTACAGCTGCAACGTGACCGCCCAGACCTGCGACAAGGaggggaccggcccggcccccgcggcctccGCCGACCGGCCCCTGCTcacgggcccggccgcccccgtgGGCGACGTGCCCTGTGCCCAGGGCCGCTTCTGCCACGACGACCAGACCTGCTGCCCAGACAGCACCGGCGGCTGGGCCTGCTGCCCCTACGCCCAG GGAGTCTGCTGCCAGGACCGGCGCCACTGCTGCCCGCCCGGTTCCCGCTGCACCAAGAGAGGCCTCAAGTGCGGGCGCCGGGCTCTGCGCTGGGACCAGGTCCTGACCCGGGGCcaggccctcccccggcccctgctgTGA
- the GRN gene encoding progranulin isoform X1 — MWKLVAWGALVAGVVRGLLCPDGQLCPQACCERPGGTGYGCCDPARDSDPSLPLALVGGSCEDRAPCPAGFSCLHTPSGGTGCCPYAEAVACGDGRHCCPRGSHCSADGRSCFHLPGAGSPRAVQCPDGQFECPNDSTCCPMPSGSWGCCPLPQATCCEDRVHCCPHSTTCDLAHNRCLGPSGPRPLARKTPAYRRVPRGRGAAAISPLVPAGPPAVNVVCPDAHSQCSESTTCCQRPDGHYGCCPLPNAVCCPDRIHCCPQGTRCDLQQGKCLSSEGATSPLLAERPAVFPLLTERPAVPVQEVKCDNEVSCPDSYTCCRLPSGQWGCCPFPEAVCCPDRQHCCPHGYTCNTEMNTCDQGGRALPWSVKTPARRAPRAGDVRCDDHTSCPDGNTCCSLGFGQWGCCPFLEAVCCPDRQHCCPHGYTCNTELNTCDKGGRALPWSVKTPARRDPRSGDVRCDDHTSCPDGNTCCPLGFGQWGCCPSPQAVCCPDHAHCCPNGFTCTSEGQCQRGDRTVPWLKKTPARPARLSQDVHCDTYSGCPSGHTCCRLVSGVWGCCPIPEAVCCPDQVHCCPSGFSCSGQGQCHQGALRVPARVKAPAQRLPGAEDIRCDDRFFCAQGQTCCPSQSGGWACCQLPNAVCCEDRQHCCPWGYSCNVTAQTCDKEGTGPAPAASADRPLLTGPAAPVGDVPCAQGRFCHDDQTCCPDSTGGWACCPYAQGVCCQDRRHCCPPGSRCTKRGLKCGRRALRWDQVLTRGQALPRPLL; from the exons ATGTGGAAGCTGGTGGCCTGGGGGGCACTGGTGGCGGGCGTGGTAAGGGGGCTGCTATGTCCCGATGGGCAGCTGTGCCCGCAGGCCTGCTGTGAACGCCCAGGGGGCACGGGCTACGGCTGCTGTGACCCCGCACGG GACTCGGACCCATCCCTGCCGTTGGCTCTTGTGGGGGGCTCGTGCGAGGACAGGGCCCCTTGCCCGGCTGGCTTCTCCTGCCTTCACACCCCCTCGGGGGGCACCGGCTGCTGCCCCTATGCGGAG GCCGTGGCATGCGGTGACGGGCGGCACTGCTGCCCGCGTGGGTCTCACTGCAGCGCTGACGGACGCTCCTGCTTCCACCTACCGg GCGCCGGCTCTCCCCGCGCTGTGCAGTGTCCAGATGGCCAGTTTGAGTGCCCCAATGATTCCACCTGCTGCCCGATGCCCAGCGGCTCGTGGGGCTGCTGCCCGCTGCCCCAG gCCACGTGCTGTGAGGACAGAGTTCACTGCTGTCCCCACAGCACCACCTGTGACCTCGCCCACAACCGCTGCCTAGGGCccagcggcccccggcccctggcccgcAAGACCCCTGCCTACCGGAGGGTCccccggggaaggggggcag ctgcgATCTCTCCTCTGGTCCCAGCCGGGCCTCCCGCTGTGAACGTCGTGTGTCCCGATGCCCATTCTCAGTGCTCAGAGAGCACCACCTGCTGCCAGCGGCCCGATGGTCACTACGGTTGCTGCCCGTTGCCCAAC gccGTCTGCTGCCCCGACCGCATCCACTGCTGCCCCCAAGGCACCCGCTGCGACCTGCAACAGGGCAAGTGCCTATCGTCGGAAGGTGCCACCTCCCCGCTCCTGGCCGAGCGGCCCGCTGTCTTCCCGCTCCTGACCGAGCGGCCCGCGGTCCCAG TGCAGGAGGTGAAATGTGACAACGAGGTCAGCTGTCCAGACAGCTACACCTGCTGCCGTCTCCCCTCGGGGCAGTGGGGCTGCTGCCCGTTCCCTGAG GCCGTCTGCTGCCCCGACCGCCAGCACTGCTGCCCCCACGGCTACACGTGTAACACGGAAATGAACACGTGTGACCAGGGGGGCCGGGCGTTGCCCTGGTCGGTCAAGACTCCCGCCCGACGGGCCCCCCGCGCCGGGGACGTCCGCTGCGATGACCACACCAGCTGCCCCGACGGCAATACCTGCTGCTCGCTGGGCTTCGGCCAGTGGGGCTGCTGTCCGTTCCTTGAG GCCGTGTGCTGCCCTGATCGCCAGCACTGCTGCCCCCACGGCTACACGTGTAACACGGAACTGAACACGTGTGACAAGGGGGGCCGGGCGTTGCCCTGGTCGGTCAAGACCCCCGCCCGACGGGACCCCCGCAGCGGGGACGTCCGCTGCGATGACCACACCAGCTGCCCCGACGGCAATACCTGCTGCCCGCTGGGCTTCGGCCAGTGGGGCTGCTGCCCCTCACCGCAG gccgtgTGTTGCCCCGACCACGCCCACTGCTGTCCCAACGGCTTCACCTGTACCTCGGAGGGTCAGTGCCAACGGGGGGACCGGACCGTGCCCTGGCTGAAGAAGACCCCTGCCCGACCCGCCCGCCTCAGCCAGGACGTCCATTGCGATACCTACTCCGGCTGTCCCTCGGGCCACACCTGCTGCCGCCTGGTATCGGGCGTTTGGGGCTGCTGCCCCATCCCAGAG GCCGTGTGCTGCCCCGACCAGGTGCACTGCTGCCCCTCGGGCTTCAGCTGTTCCGGGCAGGGGCAGTGCCACCAGGGTGCCCTCAGGGTCCCCGCTCGGGTGAAGGCTCCGGCCCAGCGGCTGCCCGGGGCGGAGGACATCCGCTGCGACGACCGGTTCTTCTGTGCCCAGGGCCAGACCTGCTGCCCCTCACAGAGTGGGGGCTGGGCCTGCTGCCAGCTGCCTAAT GCCGTCTGCTGCGAGGACCGGCAGCACTGCTGCCCCTGGGGCTACAGCTGCAACGTGACCGCCCAGACCTGCGACAAGGaggggaccggcccggcccccgcggcctccGCCGACCGGCCCCTGCTcacgggcccggccgcccccgtgGGCGACGTGCCCTGTGCCCAGGGCCGCTTCTGCCACGACGACCAGACCTGCTGCCCAGACAGCACCGGCGGCTGGGCCTGCTGCCCCTACGCCCAG GGAGTCTGCTGCCAGGACCGGCGCCACTGCTGCCCGCCCGGTTCCCGCTGCACCAAGAGAGGCCTCAAGTGCGGGCGCCGGGCTCTGCGCTGGGACCAGGTCCTGACCCGGGGCcaggccctcccccggcccctgctgTGA
- the GRN gene encoding progranulin isoform X2, producing MWKLVAWGALVAGVVRGLLCPDGQLCPQACCERPGGTGYGCCDPARDSDPSLPLALVGGSCEDRAPCPAGFSCLHTPSGGTGCCPYAEAVACGDGRHCCPRGSHCSADGRSCFHLPGAGSPRAVQCPDGQFECPNDSTCCPMPSGSWGCCPLPQATCCEDRVHCCPHSTTCDLAHNRCLGPSGPRPLARKTPAYRRVPRGRGAAGPPAVNVVCPDAHSQCSESTTCCQRPDGHYGCCPLPNAVCCPDRIHCCPQGTRCDLQQGKCLSSEGATSPLLAERPAVFPLLTERPAVPVQEVKCDNEVSCPDSYTCCRLPSGQWGCCPFPEAVCCPDRQHCCPHGYTCNTEMNTCDQGGRALPWSVKTPARRAPRAGDVRCDDHTSCPDGNTCCSLGFGQWGCCPFLEAVCCPDRQHCCPHGYTCNTELNTCDKGGRALPWSVKTPARRDPRSGDVRCDDHTSCPDGNTCCPLGFGQWGCCPSPQAVCCPDHAHCCPNGFTCTSEGQCQRGDRTVPWLKKTPARPARLSQDVHCDTYSGCPSGHTCCRLVSGVWGCCPIPEAVCCPDQVHCCPSGFSCSGQGQCHQGALRVPARVKAPAQRLPGAEDIRCDDRFFCAQGQTCCPSQSGGWACCQLPNAVCCEDRQHCCPWGYSCNVTAQTCDKEGTGPAPAASADRPLLTGPAAPVGDVPCAQGRFCHDDQTCCPDSTGGWACCPYAQGVCCQDRRHCCPPGSRCTKRGLKCGRRALRWDQVLTRGQALPRPLL from the exons ATGTGGAAGCTGGTGGCCTGGGGGGCACTGGTGGCGGGCGTGGTAAGGGGGCTGCTATGTCCCGATGGGCAGCTGTGCCCGCAGGCCTGCTGTGAACGCCCAGGGGGCACGGGCTACGGCTGCTGTGACCCCGCACGG GACTCGGACCCATCCCTGCCGTTGGCTCTTGTGGGGGGCTCGTGCGAGGACAGGGCCCCTTGCCCGGCTGGCTTCTCCTGCCTTCACACCCCCTCGGGGGGCACCGGCTGCTGCCCCTATGCGGAG GCCGTGGCATGCGGTGACGGGCGGCACTGCTGCCCGCGTGGGTCTCACTGCAGCGCTGACGGACGCTCCTGCTTCCACCTACCGg GCGCCGGCTCTCCCCGCGCTGTGCAGTGTCCAGATGGCCAGTTTGAGTGCCCCAATGATTCCACCTGCTGCCCGATGCCCAGCGGCTCGTGGGGCTGCTGCCCGCTGCCCCAG gCCACGTGCTGTGAGGACAGAGTTCACTGCTGTCCCCACAGCACCACCTGTGACCTCGCCCACAACCGCTGCCTAGGGCccagcggcccccggcccctggcccgcAAGACCCCTGCCTACCGGAGGGTCccccggggaaggggggcag CCGGGCCTCCCGCTGTGAACGTCGTGTGTCCCGATGCCCATTCTCAGTGCTCAGAGAGCACCACCTGCTGCCAGCGGCCCGATGGTCACTACGGTTGCTGCCCGTTGCCCAAC gccGTCTGCTGCCCCGACCGCATCCACTGCTGCCCCCAAGGCACCCGCTGCGACCTGCAACAGGGCAAGTGCCTATCGTCGGAAGGTGCCACCTCCCCGCTCCTGGCCGAGCGGCCCGCTGTCTTCCCGCTCCTGACCGAGCGGCCCGCGGTCCCAG TGCAGGAGGTGAAATGTGACAACGAGGTCAGCTGTCCAGACAGCTACACCTGCTGCCGTCTCCCCTCGGGGCAGTGGGGCTGCTGCCCGTTCCCTGAG GCCGTCTGCTGCCCCGACCGCCAGCACTGCTGCCCCCACGGCTACACGTGTAACACGGAAATGAACACGTGTGACCAGGGGGGCCGGGCGTTGCCCTGGTCGGTCAAGACTCCCGCCCGACGGGCCCCCCGCGCCGGGGACGTCCGCTGCGATGACCACACCAGCTGCCCCGACGGCAATACCTGCTGCTCGCTGGGCTTCGGCCAGTGGGGCTGCTGTCCGTTCCTTGAG GCCGTGTGCTGCCCTGATCGCCAGCACTGCTGCCCCCACGGCTACACGTGTAACACGGAACTGAACACGTGTGACAAGGGGGGCCGGGCGTTGCCCTGGTCGGTCAAGACCCCCGCCCGACGGGACCCCCGCAGCGGGGACGTCCGCTGCGATGACCACACCAGCTGCCCCGACGGCAATACCTGCTGCCCGCTGGGCTTCGGCCAGTGGGGCTGCTGCCCCTCACCGCAG gccgtgTGTTGCCCCGACCACGCCCACTGCTGTCCCAACGGCTTCACCTGTACCTCGGAGGGTCAGTGCCAACGGGGGGACCGGACCGTGCCCTGGCTGAAGAAGACCCCTGCCCGACCCGCCCGCCTCAGCCAGGACGTCCATTGCGATACCTACTCCGGCTGTCCCTCGGGCCACACCTGCTGCCGCCTGGTATCGGGCGTTTGGGGCTGCTGCCCCATCCCAGAG GCCGTGTGCTGCCCCGACCAGGTGCACTGCTGCCCCTCGGGCTTCAGCTGTTCCGGGCAGGGGCAGTGCCACCAGGGTGCCCTCAGGGTCCCCGCTCGGGTGAAGGCTCCGGCCCAGCGGCTGCCCGGGGCGGAGGACATCCGCTGCGACGACCGGTTCTTCTGTGCCCAGGGCCAGACCTGCTGCCCCTCACAGAGTGGGGGCTGGGCCTGCTGCCAGCTGCCTAAT GCCGTCTGCTGCGAGGACCGGCAGCACTGCTGCCCCTGGGGCTACAGCTGCAACGTGACCGCCCAGACCTGCGACAAGGaggggaccggcccggcccccgcggcctccGCCGACCGGCCCCTGCTcacgggcccggccgcccccgtgGGCGACGTGCCCTGTGCCCAGGGCCGCTTCTGCCACGACGACCAGACCTGCTGCCCAGACAGCACCGGCGGCTGGGCCTGCTGCCCCTACGCCCAG GGAGTCTGCTGCCAGGACCGGCGCCACTGCTGCCCGCCCGGTTCCCGCTGCACCAAGAGAGGCCTCAAGTGCGGGCGCCGGGCTCTGCGCTGGGACCAGGTCCTGACCCGGGGCcaggccctcccccggcccctgctgTGA